A stretch of DNA from Anopheles ziemanni chromosome 3, idAnoZiCoDA_A2_x.2, whole genome shotgun sequence:
GTGAACAGTGTACCGTGGCTCGTAGTGTCCAAACTTAGCCGCTAGTTCTGTGGTTACGAAAACCACACAAGTGCCGGGTCACAAGCTCTAGCTCCCAGAATCGTTGCCTCACGATGGGATCCTGGTCCCGGAGAATAGTAAGTGAAAGAATGCTTGCTACACGACGTGGCACATCCGTTTCGGTTATGGTTTCTCTTATCGATGTATGTTTGTCCCGATTACAGTGCCGTTTACACTTCACTCAGCTGATGGTTCTGGTGCTGTTGGCAGGAGTCCTCGTAACTGGCAGTCGAGTAAGGTGAGTTTAGTGATAATTTGCCATCGGTGATCCTTAGGAGTTGATATCTGGCAATGCATGAACAATACATTATCAGAGTAATCAAAAGTGATAGAATAAAGTGAAAtaattagaaaagaaaaataggaaTCGTTTGACGATAGACTATTAATTTTAGTACAAACATGTATTGAGCACTCGAAATGTAAAActtatttctgtttttaaaaGAGGAGTATCCTGTCACTATTAAATGATTGCTTAAATTATTGCGGTGAAGTTGATCTGagaaatatttgtttgaatatttatctgtgtttgtgtgttcacGAAATATCTCGATTGATTTCTATTCGCTCTGAGTAGTATGCTGAAATTTTTATGATGTATCTGGCAGTTTGACTCAGTTTTGGATAGGAACTTACTGAATCGTAGTAGTTCAATTATAGTATATTTAAATGCCATTACGTCAATTTATAATCATCTTGCactcttttattttaaactataCATTCCTCTGTAGTTCAATTTCTTTATTAATAATACTGGATTGAACTGACttgtaaatatgtttaaaaaaagtatacaCAGGAagtaaatatttgatcgcATGCTATGGTAATCTATGTCCGACTTTATCGGAAAAGATTTCAAGTAATAGAGTTTGCAGAACACCAAATGATCATCTCCCCCATTTTTACAGGTCtaaaaaacatcataaatCTCCAAGGTCAGCAGTGGCAGCACGATGGCAATCCCGGACATCTCCCGACGGAGCACTGAACGCGATCCACGAGTCCGCCGTAAAGCCGGCGCCGTTTTCTAAATCTGCAGTACACGTTGGCGGCTCCATGAAGCGCTCCTACTACGTACCGACGGTGGCCAACCCCGAGACCAAGTTGCATCACTTCATCAACAACCTGAAGACGGGTATCGGGGCGTCAAAGCTAGCGCACGCCGTCAATGGCGTGACCGGAGCCTTCCAGCAGTCGGTGGCAGGCTTGCTTTCGGGTCAGAGTCTCACCAACAATGCATACCGAGCACCGGCCAGCGCCGGATACTACGGCACCGGCAACGAGCTCCGTTACGGACAACCGTTCGTCAGCAAGCAACCATCGACGGCCGGACACTTCAAGTCCCAGGGATACGGCCCCAAGGGAGGCCAGGGCAAGCCACGAAGGCATCCTCCGGCGAAGGCGGGCAAGTACGACGCACTGATGTCTGACCTCGGAATCTCCGGCTACAAACACTTCGAGAACGCCGTCATTCGAGATCTGGAGCGGCGCGAGGAGCTTAAGGTGGAAGCAACGATCCACACGCTGTTCCCGGAGGCCTCGGACGATGATTGGCGCCCGATTCCATCGAACAAAAAGCCTGCCGGCTTGGTGTCCAGCCAACAGGCAGTGGGAACGCGAAACCCGTCCGGACCGGAGTTTTCCGAGACGAAAGTGGTTCACACGCTGAAAGAGACACCTTCCGCCAAGAAGCCTGCCTTGGAGAAAAGCGTAGGCCGCCCGGTTAAGCAAAAGTCGGCTTTGACGGGACACGCCACACTAGGTTCGGTGAGTTCCAAGAGTACAGTGGCTCCTGCCCATTCCAGTGGACAGAAACATCGCGTCAAAGGATCGCCGATGGTAAAGGACAAACGTACCAAGGAGCGAACGAAGTGCTGGAACTGCTTCAACACAACGACAACACCGGTTAAGACCAAACAGCAGCCTTCATACTCAACCACCGCACGAGTTCCTACCACCGTCAGCAACCAGCAGCAGTCTCAGCGCTTCGGACCAACCTACGACACGACGATGTTCTTCGGCAACGACGGAAAGCCACCGGCCACCCTCGTCGGAGCCGTAGCCAAATCGTACAGTAACGTCGAGGTGCACTACAACCGTAcactcccaccaccaccaccgttcatCCCGGGTCCCTGGAGTCCGCAGGGACCGCTCGAGGTCAGTACACAGTCGCAGGCACCCCCGGTAACCCTCACGGAAGCGCCCGGAACCAGTCCACTCTACACGACCACCAA
This window harbors:
- the LOC131284150 gene encoding uncharacterized protein LOC131284150; translated protein: MGSWSRRICRLHFTQLMVLVLLAGVLVTGSRVRSKKHHKSPRSAVAARWQSRTSPDGALNAIHESAVKPAPFSKSAVHVGGSMKRSYYVPTVANPETKLHHFINNLKTGIGASKLAHAVNGVTGAFQQSVAGLLSGQSLTNNAYRAPASAGYYGTGNELRYGQPFVSKQPSTAGHFKSQGYGPKGGQGKPRRHPPAKAGKYDALMSDLGISGYKHFENAVIRDLERREELKVEATIHTLFPEASDDDWRPIPSNKKPAGLVSSQQAVGTRNPSGPEFSETKVVHTLKETPSAKKPALEKSVGRPVKQKSALTGHATLGSVSSKSTVAPAHSSGQKHRVKGSPMVKDKRTKERTKCWNCFNTTTTPVKTKQQPSYSTTARVPTTVSNQQQSQRFGPTYDTTMFFGNDGKPPATLVGAVAKSYSNVEVHYNRTLPPPPPFIPGPWSPQGPLEVSTQSQAPPVTLTEAPGTSPLYTTTKKSFSKLVKPYVGSLALVADGEAVTSTTTHKPTGGSQGTKGTKGPGSKKQRTTHKSDAHRRPIHGSGAKPLDSFGAGSGTSELRVRKKFDSKYSRNRGTIKFKDALQKNPDQIYR